The Elaeis guineensis isolate ETL-2024a chromosome 12, EG11, whole genome shotgun sequence sequence GTTGTATTCTTCGACATGCATTCATTGTCTCAGCACCTGGGATTTCTGTGCACATGGCTCTTCTCAATCATCCCTTTATGGCATGTTGTGTTTTCATATCTTGGGTCTTGAATTTAATGTTCTCAATAAAAACTGTGGTTCAGTTGTCTGTTTCTTGCTTGATCTGAACTTTTCTGTTAATTTAtactcatttttttttcaataattttaaggactttatATATCTTCTGTAATTTTGGCATTGCATTGTTCTTTCCTTGATCCATGCTCTTATCTATAGTTATGAGAATTGTTTTATGTAGGGCTATTGTTCTTGAACCTTATAAAATCAAAAGTTTTTTGCCCTAAAACATTTGCTACAGTGTGCAGCTTTTTGTGCATTATCTACATAACCTTCTCATTGTCACCATAGATACCTCCTCAATCATTGGATTTTTGTGGAAAATGCAGCAATGATTCATGAAGCCATTTATTTGGTGGTGCCCTTGCTTCCATTGTTTGATTGGTGATGCTGATATTTGCAATTGACATGGAGATGACGTGAGATTATGATAATTGTTGTTTCTAGCCTAAACAATGCAAATATGACATCTTTTGAGCTGCAGCCACTTTTGATAGGTAATTTGCAATACTGGTTGCAACTAACTAGATGAGAAGATCTGGTCCAGTCCATTCTTAAGACCCAGTTTTCACTCTTCTATCTATTCCTagaccttatatgattttttcttgTATGTCAAGATTCTTAAGTCTTTTGTCTGTCGCTTCCATTAAGATTTCTCTGAGGCCTTCCATCTCCTAAAACTCTTTAAGATCTTTTGTTACTACTTGCCTCCACTGAATGCAATCAGATTTGAATCTTTCTTCCTACTGATAGTCTCTTTGAAGCCGTGTACTTAATTCTTGAAACTTATAGGAGGATGCTACTGTATTCCGAGGCTCTTTCGGATATCTAAAATTTACATTGAACAGGAAATGAATTCATACCTAATGACCTTTTCTATTTATTCATAACTTAGTTCACTTTCATGCTTTTCCTGATCTTATTTGGTGTATTAGTTACTAATTTGTGATCCGAGGGATGTTGCCTACCTTCCTGAACAAATTTATCTTTATTCTTCTATACCATGAGATGAAATGCTATTCTAAACTTTGTTGATTTCctatctctttcatttttttgggATCACTAGCTTGGCCTTAGTTCGTGAGGGTGAACCAAGTGGAAAAGGGTATGGGGATGATGTGGTTGACTTCGCTGGTGGCAGCAATGGCTACGGCATTTATGAATTGGGGGAGGAGGGTTGGTGTGGAGAGGCAGGGGGCGTCATAGGGGAAGCGGCAATAGAAGCCTGGGCTTGGGCTGGAGGGTTtgggctttttcttttctttttttttttgtacaactGCCTGGGGATAGGGCTTGAAGATGAGGGCGATGGGATCGGATGAGAGGGGGTTGGCAGGGGATCGGGTTGGGTTGGATGGGGAGGGGGTATGGAGGTCAAGGGGGAAGGCGGGCTTGGGATGGGAGGGGTCAGAGAATTGGAGTGGGGAAGGGGGCTGTGGTGGGACTcaagggaggaggaggaaaaggaGAGGCAGGTGGGGGGAGGAGGGGATGAGGTGGCGGTCGTCGTCACTCGTCAGCATTGTCGAGGTCATCAGCATCAAAGCCTTCAAAGTCGGCGGCTGCAAGGGTGGATGGGTGCGAGAGCTCATGGGTGGAACTAGGGTTTTCTACCCTTTCGTGGGAGAGGATAGAGAGGAGgttgaggaggaggaagagggtgTTGCTGTGCGGTGAGAGGGAGGCGGTCAGCCCCCGCAGCCACTAGATCGGGCTTGCATTGGCCATTATAGTTTCGGAGGAATtctgagagagaggaagagggatagGCCATAGGCGAAAAGTCGAAGACAATGAGGAAGAAGATGAGTAAAAGGGTATTTTatactatatttttatataataaaatataatatataatatgtattatatattatataaaaatcagGCTCGGGTCTGGTTAATGTAAACCTGAGCCTGGCCTGTTTATGGGCAGGCTGAAATTTCAGGCTTGACCCAACCCTCCAAGCTTAAAAGCCAGGCCCAGGACCATCCAAGATGGGTGGGCCACCCAGTATTTAAGCAGGTTAACTAGCGTCATAGTTGAATTTTCTTTGGGGATACAAAGAGCTTAACATCATATGCATTTTTTTGGTGTTAGATATTGAGACCATGATATGTAACATTAGGTTTAATATGTATTctttcttctatcctttaatattcAAAAGTCTCAGTCATAATATGATGCTTCTGCAGTTAGTTTCATAACATGATCTTTTCTTGTTTTCGTATTTTGGCTGCATTAGGGTTGGCGTTAAGTCAGAAGGAAGGCCCCCATACCCATTGTTTTATCTTATTCATTCAAACAATCACCTGAGCACTCTTGTTTTCAAGAGCAAAATGGCATGTTTGAAAAATGGTGAATAGTTGCACCACTTTCTCTCCTCTTAACCTGCTTACCTCACTTGAACCAGGATTACCTTACCCCACTGGAAAGGTGGGATACTTTGACCCTCCATATCTTTCCTTAAGTTACTTTGCTCAACACATATTTTTCCCCTCCCAAACCAAACACAATCTAAATGTATTTCATGCTTTGACTAATCTAAGGATCAACCGTGTCATGTCTTTTATATGATCATATTGAGAATATAAAGAACCTGTTTGCTTAGTTCttggtatgtatgtatgcatgcatatattttagtACAGTATACTTTGTTGTACGTAATCAATTCACAAACTGTATGATCTTTTGGAATGTTCTTTCTTATGTTTTTGGTTGGTGGACCTCTAGTTGATTTATTTTCTATTGCATGACATTGATTTATATTGCTGTTTGGAGCATATCATTTTTTCAGAAATAAAACTGTCTAAAACCATTTTGTACTTAAGACTGACATAAATTTTAAGCATTTCATATGGACCTTTTTTGATTTCCAGGTTCAGCCATGTGTTGGTATATGGAGTGATAGATGCCATTCAAAATATGGAAGGAGGCGACCATTTATTTTAGCTGGATGTCTCATGATATCTCTCGCTGTGAGTGTTGAGGAATTCTGATAGGAGGTTTCTCActaattcttcttttttctttctaagtaattataatcttttctgtAATCTAGGTAACTTTAATAGGGTTTTCTGCAGACGTTGGATACTTTTTAGGTGACACTAAGGACCATTGCcggtaattttatttcttttcattgTCTTTTCTGTATAAGCTGAAGgccaaatttctaacccaaatcATCACAAAACAGTACTTATAAAGGTCCTCGATATCGAGCTGCTACTGTATTTATTTTTGGCTTTTGGATGCTGGATCTTGCTAACAACACAGTGCAGGTAAACAAACTCCAAGCcttcatattcttttttttttgctaagcTTATATAACTGAGCTACAATGGTGCCTACATTATTCATGTGGCACCAAAAATTATATATACTCAACCTGTGTTTTAAGCTGCATGCAACAACATCAgcattttctgatatttttcaatTACAGGGTCCAGCCCGAGCTCTTTTGGCTGATCTTGCAGGTGAATTTATGTTCCTTTCCAGGACTTTTGCAGGATATTAAACAATGTTTTTAGAAAATCTTGCATGAATCTAACCTTTCAATAAATTGAATGTCATTTATATATATTGGGATAGGTCCTGACCAGCGTAATTCTGCAAATGCAATATTTTGCTCATGGATGGCTTTTGGAAATATTCTTGGGTTTTCATCTGGTGCAAGTGGAAATTGGCACAGGtactacatatatgtatatggtaGTTTTAATTTCGATGGTTCACATGTTTTTTGGGTGAATCATTTTATCAAAGTAaagagttttttctttctttttctttggaaGTAATAAACTTCGTAAATTAACATCATCATTAGAAGTACAAAGGATGATTAAAGGATATGATGCAGAAACCTCTATCCCATTATCAAGGTGATCATACTGCCTGACAAACCCAACGAAAGCAAACCAAATATATATAAGACATGGCAAAATAAGAATGATACCTAAAGTAACTGCACAATTGATAGGACCTAATGAACTCGGTCCTTGTTGCAAATCAACATGTAATTGCAAAAACCTAAACACCACATCAGTTTATGTACTCTTAAGACACCTTTATAGTGTATAGGCTTTAAGTTCTTCACCAAAATGACATGCTAGATCATCATTATCATCCTACAGGTCCCATCATCAAGAAGGGGTGCTTTTTGGCCGTAATAAATCCTTAATATTCTCATTAATGGTGATGTAAGTTTCAGCTTGACTTGGCATCAATGTTAGTTCATCCAGGTGGTGATCACGAAGTTGTGAGACTTGTCCTCCACCTCATCAAGCGGACATAATAGGCATTTGAGCACCCGTTTACTGTAAATATGACCAATTAAAATCCATCTCAGAACAAACAATTGTGTAGCACTCAGACTTCAAGTTCCACATTATTTTCTCCTCTGGGTCTCTGAAAAGTTGTTCATCAGTTCACTCAACTACCAAGCCCCCATCATGCATCTAAAATCCAACCAAAACAGTTATTCTAGTTTTTTGGGAGTTGGTAAATTTGCAGGCCCAGCATACCGTTGTCAACCTTGACCTGTATTTATTCTTTACTCTCTCCTTTTAAGACAATTGAAGTGCAGCCAGGTCATCCATTGCAAATTGACAACAGTTTGATTTACCCACTTTCATCTAAGCCTCCACAGTAGACACAAGAGATCTGTCTATTGGAAATGAGAAATGGGGCTCAACTCATGCCATGCAAGAAAAATGCATTTGTCCGGAGCCGCGCCGGGGGGGGGGTGGTGTGGCTTTCCTCCCGAAATTAGTTTCTTTTTCAAaagatcaatttttttgaaaattgtgACCTACTCTTTCAGAAGTTCAATATTTTGTAACCAGCACTACTGCAACATTTTCAAATGTTTACCTGTCCTTTGTTGCCTCAATCAAATTGGGCTGTTCTTTTAAATAAGAGGGTGGATGGTGCTGGAGGTTGGCAGGCAAGCCCTTAAATTTAACAAAGGGTATATGAAcaacattagaaaaaaaataattgtcaATCACATACTCACCAACAAAATAAGATGTCAATTTTACTTTAAACAAATAGGTGCAATAAGCAAGCACAGCATTGGGCATGTACAATGCAATGTTGGTAAAGCGTTGATGGCTGTAATTTCTGATATTCTCATCTAACGTGTGCCATGCTGACCCATACCGATCGTACTATATCGTTAAGATACCAATACAGTACCGAGGTTTGGTTCGATGTATGAGCCGAGTCAGTCTATACTGGTCCGAACTGTGTGAAACTGCCTCATATTGCCCAGTGCTGCCCGAAACCAGCGGGCAGTATTGTGATACAAAGTGAGAAAAAAAAGGCGGAACTAAGGGGATGAGTACTGTACCATTACCAAATTGGAAACCAACTTGTAAGGTACCTGGTACCAAGATTACGAACCTTGTTCTCATTTGATTgaatctttgccattatttacaTAACATGATGAATACAATCCtatattttaaacaaaaaagatttacttaattgTAGATGGGAAGAGATTGTTTTAAGTATCCCAATCCTGTGCACAGCAGTGACCGGGAAGCTTGAAGCCCATGATCACTGCATTGAAGTCccgggggggtgggggggtggggTGCTCGATGGGAATAGAGACAGCAAACTATCTTATTTCTAGAACTTGCatctaatgaaaatattttctttctgCTGTTATGATTTGCAACATGCTGGAATGGTCCATGGTCTCCATGTCTCCACACCCTTATGTTCATTTCTGCCAATTATGTTTTCCAAAGGGGGGAAAATATGCTCATCCTATGTATGCAGGATTTGTGAATCTCTTAAGAAATTGTATCATGCAGGTGGTTTCCCTTTCTGACAACAAAAGCCTGCTGTGAAGTTTGTGGAGATTTAAAGGCAGCCTTCTTAGTTGCTGTGGTGAGTTCTCATATATTACCATGAAACATGAGTATTTCATCACTTGTTGCCCTATGTGTCTTTACTGTTGTATGTCATGTATGTGCTTTTGGCCTTATCTGCACAACTATTGTGGTGAACATATCAAAAAACTATTGAAAGTagagattttctttttcttttttttggataaaaatccAAATAACTATTGTCTACCTTCATGATTTGGAATGTACATACATTGAGACATAgagacatacatgcatattatgtACGTTCCTACACATGATGAATCAAGAAAGCAAGCAACCAAGCATGCATAAATACATACACATGCATGCCTGCATatgtacatgcatgcatacatttcTTTtaaatacatatatagatataaagACACACAGCTATGAGGGGTCATATCATGCCAAGCAGAATAATAACTGCAACATATCTACTTTTACAGATATTCAGAATCATCAAATGGTAACCAGGGCTTTGGTTTTTGGTTATCCCATGTTTAGCTCGTTGCAACAAAGTTGTAGCCAGGAGAGTGTGTGCATGCATGTGTTGCATGAAATGGAATATATAATACTAACATCAGAGCACCAGAATGCCTATCACTATTCTTACATCATTGATGGATCTTATCACAAGCTAACAGATGCCTGTAATATCTTTGAGCTTTGTGTAAATACATGCTAATGTTCGCTCTAGTTTGCAGTATGATAGTTAGTTACTGGCGACAGCATCCATAGTTAAAGCCGCTTTCATACTTGTGGGCTTGATAGCATCATGTCTAATACAATTTCTTAACTAATGAGTTGATTGAGTGAGAATATATAATTGCTAGATTTTCTTTCCCTGTTCAAGGGGTCAGCAAGAAGTAATTGTAGATATTTGACTGCAGCAAGTGCACCTATTTCACTTACTTCACTATGATTGTTGGAGACTTCTAATAGCAGTGATTGCAAGTTTAGAAGGGAAGTGTTGATTTTTAACTTATCATACATTGAAATTGAAGATTCATCTCTTTTTAGCACACCAATAACACTGATATTTTGTGACAATAATATTGGTGAAACTGGTACTACCAATTTCATTTAATTTTGCTTTATGTGAATTGGAAAGTTTTAGACTAGCTAGGGTGTCAAGATGTTTGGCTGCAACTATAAAGACACACTAACATGAATTGGGCACTGTTTATAGGGCTTAATAAAGCTAGAACATATACTTGGGATCTGATTCTAGAGTTTGGAATGTATCTTATTGTGTGGAAAGGGAAGATCCTTTCCAATCATACGTTTGGCCTACAGATTTCTCATTAAATTTTCTATGGTAGGGTAGACAACTTTTTGAAGATTATTGTTTGTCAAGTTTCATGCCATCTTTAGCTTTTAAGttgatgcatacatacatatacatatgtatgtatgtatgtatgtacacacacacacacacacacacacagatatagatatacatatatatatatgtacatatatatatatatatgtatatgtatatctatatgtatgtatgtatgtatgtatgtatatatatatatatatctatatatatatatatatatatatatatatatatatatatatatatatatatatatatgtatatgtatatgtatatctatatgtatatgtatatatatatgtatgtatatctatatgtatatgtatgtgtatctgtatgtgtgtgtgtgtgtgtgtgtgtatatatatatatgtatgtatgtatgtatgtatatgtatatgtatatctatatgtatatgtatatatatatgtatgtatatctatatgtatatgtatgtgtatctgtatgtgtatatatgtatatatctatatatatatatatatatatatatatatatatatatatatatatatatatatatatagatatatatcatTTCCTATGACTTTATAAGGTCATGACATTGTGAGCACAAATCTTGTTGCACATCAATGGCCGAAAAGTTTTCTACTTCATGTATCAGTAACATATTTGCCTTTGGCCTGTTCTATATGTTCTGTTTGATGCCACCACTTAAATCCTTAGTTGTGAAAGTGACAAGAATTGATCTGCTGGCTTTTTATTGCTGAAATGGTGGTTTTCGTGTAGttgattttcttttcattttaattTTGTAACTGCATGgcattcatttttcttttcacgTTGCAAAATTTTGGCTATAATAAACTAACTGATAAGATGAATTTAGATTTCTTTTCTACCTTTTCCTtggcttttctttcaccaatctTGGTAATTATCTGATACGGCTTCTTTATGTACCTTAAGTAATCAAGCCCCTAACAGAACATTTTGATGCTGAAGCTGCTAGGCATCATAACTATTTTCAGATCTCTGGCAGTATAAATTTTCATATTCATGTGATTTCActttgaaataatttcttatcTGTACAGGCCTTCCTGATGTTCTGTATGCTTGTGACTCTATATTTTGCTAAAGAAGTCCCACTGGAAGCAAGACCTGATCGGCACTTTTCAGATTCTTTTCCTCTACTTAATAATTCCCAGCAACGTGACCATGTATTATCGCAGGCAAATTTGGCGCAGAATGATAGTGGTCGAGGTTCTGAAATCTTGGGCAGAGCTAATTCTGATGGTCATTTGGATTTTAATTCCAATGTTAACAGGGACCAAATTGAAGCCTTTAGTAATGGACCTGGGGCAGTTTTGGTTAATATCCTAACAAGTTTAAGGCATCTACCCCCTGGAATGCATTCAGTGCTTCTTGTCATGGCTCTTACCTGGGTATGTTGTTAAAAATTAACCTTCATGCAACTATATAATTTTGATCTCATTTCAACCTCAGATGTTCGTCCTGTCCACTCACCGATGAATGTACCCTATGGTTCATGTAAAATGAGTTTCGTTATTTGATCACAGTCATTTTGATACACTTTTGTTTCAACATATGCAGGTATCATGGTTTCCATTTTTCCTTTTTGACACTGATTGGATGGGACGTGAAGTCTACCATGGGAATCCTAATGGAGAGCTATCTGAAAGTGCCGCTTATCAAAATGGTGTCAGAGAAGGTGCATTTGGTTTGCTATTGAATTCAGTAAGGGCTCGTGAGCAATTAGTTTGGGTTTGCCACTttctaaattttacatataaaatatgcTTGGGACTGGCCTTAATGTTTCCAAGGCATAACTAATATGCTTACACTTGATGTAAAAATGCATCATATGAATTCAAGTTTATAATCCATAGCATCCATGGTGATCTATATGATCCAAGAAGTGCTTTAAAACTGACAATATTAAGAAGCCTTTGTGCATACACGTCACCAAGTGGTCATGAGATGCATATCCTTTTCAACAATAAGACAAATGTTTAGGTTCTATGAACAATCACAAAGCATCTGAAGTTCTGAACTACTTGAGTTTGGTCAACAGATTTTTCAAGTACATTTTGATGAACAATGTGCACCAGCCATATGGATGGTCCACCATGCATTTTCACAAGAGGATAATTATGATAGTTATGTGTGTCCTAGGAACATCAGATAACGCACACAAAGAGTTCTTAAAACAGGATatctaagcttttttttttttttttttaattttaaacttttgACTAGGTTGTCCTTGGGGTTAGCTCTTTCCTCATTGACCCGATGTGTCGAAGAATGGGTGCAAGATTAGTTTGGGCTATCAGCAACTTTACTGTGTTTTTCTGCATGGCGGCGACAACAATCATAAGTTTGTTGTCCATCAGCGAATACTCTAGTGGAATTCAGCATGTTATTGGAGAGAATAAAGCAATTAAAATTGCAGCTTTGGTTATATTTTCAGTTCTTGGCTTTCCTCTCTCTGTAAGCATGAACCTGGATTGTGTATTCTGTCCATTGTTGCCTGCTTAATAGTTATGTGACAGATTCCTTGCACGTCGCAGATTACATATAGTGTGCCATTCTCTGTGACTGCAGAGCTGACTGCTGATACAGGAGGTGGACAAGGTTTGTATCTTATTGATCATTCTGTCAATATATGTTTACTGTTTATCCACCATTCTTGTTCTGAACATAGCTTATGTGAATATTCAGGTTTGGCTACTGGAGTTTTAAACCTTGCAATTGTTATACCGCAGGTTTGTGATATGTAGTTCTGTTTTCTTTTCGTTTTTCATTTTTtatgtgcgtgcgtgtgtgtgtgtgtgtatatattatatatatatatatataatataatctaattttatcttcTGCTAAAGTAGGTGAACTTGATCCTTCCAAATAAGATAAAACCTGGTTCGATGTCTAGAAAAACAGTTTAATAAATCCAGACACATGCCATAGAATTGATCTGAGCTTCTGCACCACTTTTTCTTGTCCCTTTTCCAGGTGAACCCTAAAAAGTCACTTTTTCCtttgaatattaattttatgtTAACATCTCCACTGCATGGCAATATTTTTTTCCGAGTGTGCTCtgaagaataaattttatatcaagcCGCAGCCGAGCGCTTGACAGACTATCTCCCCTCCGACCACCAGAAGAAGAAGCCCACTTTGATCCTTTATGTGGAATTCATGGAGCAAGATTTTTCAGTTTATTGTCTATGAGTACGTGGACTTTCTGAATAAGGTTTCTTTTTTGATGCTTCGAAACGGATGGTTTACCTATCATGGTTTCACCTTTAATGATAGCAAAAGTTTCAAAGGAGAAAAAGATAAACATAAAATCCATCGTTAAAACAAGATTATTGGTCCGGCACTCTTCTTTAAAAAAGAAGGAAAATGgcatcaaatagatgttaaaacatTAAGCAATGAAGAAGATACTAGGTACAGTCAGAACCAGTCTTTTCTAATTATTAACCTATTGAGTATTAAAGTGTCTCTCTGACTTacctttttcttcattctcttaaaTTGACATATTAGACTACTTAGAACAGAACACAGAAGAATCTTCCTGGGAAAACTGGGCAAGTTGAAAAAAGAAGAGCAGATTATGTAAGATCCCTGAATTACTTTGTTTCTAATCTGCTTATGTACCTGTACATGATCTGAGAACATTTATAACTGGAAGGCTCAACTATCTATGAAAATATGGATTGTCAAACCTGGCCTTGCTACCTTGCTATCCTGTTGCAAGAAATGCACAATAAATCTTTTGGCAATCTAAAAGAAAACCAGATGAACTGTTAAAATTTGGTAGGTTGGGTAGTTTCTTCTGTTGCCTTTTTAGTGGGGTTTATCAGTTAAGTGGTATGGATTAAATGTTTTATTAACAA is a genomic window containing:
- the LOC105055489 gene encoding sucrose transport protein SUT4 isoform X3, with the translated sequence MDAVSIRVPYRHLNDAELELVRLGDPNGEINEARDGVSRRPVSSSIPSSSSPHSDDSSRSVQRSSLKTLIFSCMVGAGVQFGWALQLSLLTPYIQTLGIGHAFSSFIWLCGPITGFVVQPCVGIWSDRCHSKYGRRRPFILAGCLMISLAVTLIGFSADVGYFLGDTKDHCRTYKGPRYRAATVFIFGFWMLDLANNTVQGPARALLADLAGPDQRNSANAIFCSWMAFGNILGFSSGASGNWHRWFPFLTTKACCEVCGDLKAAFLVAVAFLMFCMLVTLYFAKEVPLEARPDRHFSDSFPLLNNSQQRDHVLSQANLAQNDSGRGSEILGRANSDGHLDFNSNVNRDQIEAFSNGPGAVLVNILTSLRHLPPGMHSVLLVMALTWVSWFPFFLFDTDWMGREVYHGNPNGELSESAAYQNGVREGAFGLLLNSITYSVPFSVTAELTADTGGGQGLATGVLNLAIVIPQMIVSLGAGPWDALFGGGNIPAFALASIFALAAGILAVLKLPGLSNSYSSAGFHGFG
- the LOC105055489 gene encoding sucrose transport protein SUT4 isoform X2, with the protein product MDAVSIRVPYRHLNDAELELVRLGDPNGEINEARDGVSRRPVSSSIPSSSSPHSDDSSRSVQRSSLKTLIFSCMVGAGVQFGWALQLSLLTPYIQTLGIGHAFSSFIWLCGPITGFVVQPCVGIWSDRCHSKYGRRRPFILAGCLMISLAVTLIGFSADVGYFLGDTKDHCRTYKGPRYRAATVFIFGFWMLDLANNTVQGPARALLADLAGPDQRNSANAIFCSWMAFGNILGFSSGASGNWHRWFPFLTTKACCEVCGDLKAAFLVAVAFLMFCMLVTLYFAKEVPLEARPDRHFSDSFPLLNNSQQRDHVLSQANLAQNDSGRGSEILGRANSDGHLDFNSNVNRDQIEAFSNGPGAVLVNILTSLRHLPPGMHSVLLVMALTWVSWFPFFLFDTDWMGREVYHGNPNGELSESAAYQNGVREGAFGLLLNSVVLGVSSFLIDPMCRRMGARLVWAISNFTVFFCMAATTIISLLSISEYSSGIQHVIGENKAIKIAALVIFSVLGFPLSITYSVPFSVTAELTADTGGGQGLATGVLNLAIVIPQTT
- the LOC105055489 gene encoding sucrose transport protein SUT4 isoform X1: MDAVSIRVPYRHLNDAELELVRLGDPNGEINEARDGVSRRPVSSSIPSSSSPHSDDSSRSVQRSSLKTLIFSCMVGAGVQFGWALQLSLLTPYIQTLGIGHAFSSFIWLCGPITGFVVQPCVGIWSDRCHSKYGRRRPFILAGCLMISLAVTLIGFSADVGYFLGDTKDHCRTYKGPRYRAATVFIFGFWMLDLANNTVQGPARALLADLAGPDQRNSANAIFCSWMAFGNILGFSSGASGNWHRWFPFLTTKACCEVCGDLKAAFLVAVAFLMFCMLVTLYFAKEVPLEARPDRHFSDSFPLLNNSQQRDHVLSQANLAQNDSGRGSEILGRANSDGHLDFNSNVNRDQIEAFSNGPGAVLVNILTSLRHLPPGMHSVLLVMALTWVSWFPFFLFDTDWMGREVYHGNPNGELSESAAYQNGVREGAFGLLLNSVVLGVSSFLIDPMCRRMGARLVWAISNFTVFFCMAATTIISLLSISEYSSGIQHVIGENKAIKIAALVIFSVLGFPLSITYSVPFSVTAELTADTGGGQGLATGVLNLAIVIPQMIVSLGAGPWDALFGGGNIPAFALASIFALAAGILAVLKLPGLSNSYSSAGFHGFG
- the LOC105055489 gene encoding sucrose transport protein SUT4 isoform X4 codes for the protein MPFKIWKEATIYFSWMSHDISRYVGYFLGDTKDHCRTYKGPRYRAATVFIFGFWMLDLANNTVQGPARALLADLAGPDQRNSANAIFCSWMAFGNILGFSSGASGNWHRWFPFLTTKACCEVCGDLKAAFLVAVAFLMFCMLVTLYFAKEVPLEARPDRHFSDSFPLLNNSQQRDHVLSQANLAQNDSGRGSEILGRANSDGHLDFNSNVNRDQIEAFSNGPGAVLVNILTSLRHLPPGMHSVLLVMALTWVSWFPFFLFDTDWMGREVYHGNPNGELSESAAYQNGVREGAFGLLLNSVVLGVSSFLIDPMCRRMGARLVWAISNFTVFFCMAATTIISLLSISEYSSGIQHVIGENKAIKIAALVIFSVLGFPLSITYSVPFSVTAELTADTGGGQGLATGVLNLAIVIPQMIVSLGAGPWDALFGGGNIPAFALASIFALAAGILAVLKLPGLSNSYSSAGFHGFG